The Populus trichocarpa isolate Nisqually-1 chromosome 11, P.trichocarpa_v4.1, whole genome shotgun sequence genome has a segment encoding these proteins:
- the LOC18103015 gene encoding pentatricopeptide repeat-containing protein At2g20710, mitochondrial-like, translating into MESDGEVVGDWNTYCVAADRCLKAGIMEMAMTMLKKLEGQITEKTKSIAFDTLLKLYARKGNKDELYRIWKSDEKRDKIYNKGYMSMISSLLMLDDIEAAEMMFKEWESRGLSYYFRVPNILINAYCRNNLLEKAGSLIDHAMMKGSEPSADAWYSLASGYLEVNQIPMAKEAMKKAILVCPGWKPIKETLASCLDHLEGKGDQNKAEEFIELLRTENVFSPVAHNRLRTYIKGLKSQSDGLLIAGSFKADTMQSSGMILVSGGGTVLAGTIRWPLRLLLEFCRDVDDAWEDWSKGSAYFAVLEFGNGPKARHWSLSAFPFAFFYAELEKKMSDHDFGY; encoded by the exons ATGGAGTCAGATGGGGAGGTGGTTGGAGATTGGAATACTTATTGCGTTGCAGCAGATCGGTGCTTGAAAGCTGGGATAATGGAAATGGCGATGACAATGCTGAAGAAACTTGAGGGACAgataactgaaaaaacaaagagtatTGCATTTGATACTCTCCTGAAGTTGTATGccagaaaaggaaataaagatgAGTTGTATCGTATCTGGAAATCTGACGAGAAAAGGGATAAAATCTACAATAAGGGCTATATGAGCATGATAAGCTCGCTTTTGATGTTGGATGATATTGAAGCTGCCGAGATGATGTTTAAGGAGTGGGAATCCAGGGGATTATCCTATTATTTCCGAGTTCCTAACATATTGATTAATGCATATTGCAGGAATAATCTTTTAGAGAAGGCTGGATCCCTTATAGATCATGCGATGATGAAAGGGAGTGAACCTTCAGCTGATGCATGGTATTCTCTGGCAAGTGGGTATCTTGAGGTTAATCAAATCCCCATGGCTAAGGAAGCTATGAAGAAAGCAATCTTGGTGTGTCCGGGATGGAAACCCATCAAGGAAACTTTAGCTTCCTGTTTGGATCATTTGGAAGGGAAGGGAGATCAGAACAAAGCTGAAGAGTTCATAGAATTACTGAGAACTGAGAATGTTTTCTCTCCAGTTGCTCACAACAGATTGCGGACGTATATTAAGGGTCTCAAATCACAATCTGATGGGCTTCT GATAGCAGGTAGCTTCAAAGCTGACACCATGCAATCCTCTG GTATGATTCTGGTGAGTGGTGGAGGAACCGTGTTAGCGGGGACAATCCGATGGCCTCTGAGGCTGCTTCTGGAGTTCTGCCGTGATGTGGACGATGCATGGGAGGACTGGAGTAAGGGGTCGGCTTATTTTGCAGTGCTAGAGTTTGGAAATGGGCCAAAGGCCCGCCATTGGTCTCTCTCTGCATTTCCTTTCGCCTTCTTTTATGCAGAATTAGAGAAGAAGATGAGTGACCATGATTTTGGATACTGA
- the LOC18103016 gene encoding E3 ubiquitin-protein ligase RMA1H1: MEFEKYFTQGWKSVSSAATDSENPSGCFDCNICFDFAHEPVVTLCGHLYCWPCIYKWLHVQSASLASDEHPQCPVCKADISHTTMIPLYGRGQGSTEAEGKTPYRGMIIPPRPSACGAQGVVSNTSNTGQRLPYRNPYRSHNYNANPYGSFEEASPSPLLNLGDPTMTGLQQPVVGMFREMVYARVFGPFPNSYHLMGTGSPRLRRHELMADKSLNRISIFLFCCFLLCLIVF, translated from the coding sequence ATGGaatttgagaaatattttaCCCAGGGATGGAAATCAGTTTCAAGTGCGGCAACTGACTCGGAAAATCCCAGTGGTTGTTTCGACTGTAATATCTGTTTTGACTTTGCACATGAGCCAGTAGTCACCCTCTGTGGCCACCTCTACTGCTGGCCCTGCATCTACAAGTGGCTCCACGTCCAGAGCGCCTCGCTTGCCTCTGATGAGCACCCGCAATGCCCAGTTTGCAAGGCTGATATATCTCACACCACCATGATTCCCCTCTATGGCCGTGGCCAAGGCTCAACCGAAGCTGAAGGCAAGACACCATACAGGGGCATGATCATTCCTCCCAGACCTTCAGCTTGTGGTGCTCAAGGCGTGGTGTCAAACACATCTAACACCGGCCAGCGGCTTCCATATCGTAATCCTTACCGGAGCCATAACTATAATGCTAATCCATACGGCAGTTTCGAAGAGGCTTCCCCATCACCCTTGCTTAATCTTGGAGACCCTACAATGACCGGTTTGCAGCAACCAGTTGTTGGGATGTTCAGAGAGATGGTGTATGCGAGGGTTTTCGGTCCCTTTCCAAACTCGTATCACTTAATGGGTACTGGTAGCCCTAGGCTGAGAAGGCATGAGCTGATGGCAGACAAGTCATTGAATAGAATCtccatttttctcttttgttgctttcTTTTATGCCTCattgtattttga
- the LOC127904005 gene encoding pentatricopeptide repeat-containing protein At2g20710, mitochondrial-like, translating into MYFPLSCNDIATRMNLISRVHGIQEAEKYANAIPQKLKGFMVYTALLNCYAREKDVEKAEATFKKQTDIGVMRSPLVFNILMYLYFQTGNNEKLDALMSKMESEGTPFDQYTFCIRFAAFAADSDNEGMDKIL; encoded by the coding sequence ATGTATTTTCCTCTTTCGTGCAATGATATAGCAACCAGGATGAACTTAATCTCGAGGGTCCATGGCATTCAAGAAGCAGAGAAATATGCTAATGCCATCCCACAGAAGTTAAAAGGGTTTATGGTTTATACAGCTCTTCTCAACTGCTATGCACGTGAAAAAGATGTGGAGAAGGCAGAGGCAACTTTTAAGAAGCAGACGGACATTGGGGTTATGAGGTCCCCTCTAGTTTTCAATATATTGATGTATCTTTACTTCCAGACAGGTAATAATGAGAAACTAGATGCCTTGATGTCCAAAATGGAATCAGAGGGCACTCCATTTGACCAATATACTTTCTGCATCCGCTTCGCTGCATTTGCAGCTGACTCTGACAATGAGGGAATGGATAAGATTCTGTAA